One window from the genome of Saccharicrinis carchari encodes:
- a CDS encoding Gfo/Idh/MocA family oxidoreductase yields the protein MESIKKINVGVVGFGLSGRVFHSPFIHTNPHFNLSVIVSSKNDAREIYPDVEIIRDFDDLLKREDIELVIVSTPNQLHFEQAKKALEAGKHVIVEKPIAPSSNEVLRLIEIARRCNKKLLPYHNLRWNGDARTVKQILKDNLLGEVWDCELHFDRFVPEIKGKEWKYGNPVGGGTLYDLGVHLIDQAVDLFGKPEAVFCRLFNQRMGSAVDDSFDLKLIYPLLNVTLKAGVFVKEQGPRIAIHGKKGSFVKYGIDPQEAILRNGGMPIGDDWGKQPEEDWGILNTQINGLNFRGKVETQAGNYHSYFNDVYHCIVDDREPAVTPEQAYLNILIIEKAIESHEKMQVVKL from the coding sequence ATGGAAAGTATAAAAAAAATAAATGTTGGGGTAGTCGGCTTCGGTCTTTCGGGCCGGGTGTTCCATTCGCCTTTTATCCACACCAATCCCCACTTTAATTTGTCTGTCATCGTTTCGTCAAAAAATGATGCCCGGGAAATATATCCCGACGTGGAAATAATCAGAGATTTTGATGATTTGTTAAAGAGGGAGGATATTGAACTGGTTATTGTGAGCACCCCCAATCAACTGCATTTTGAGCAGGCTAAAAAAGCATTGGAAGCCGGTAAACACGTGATTGTTGAAAAACCCATCGCACCTTCCTCCAATGAGGTGCTGCGACTGATTGAAATAGCCAGGCGATGTAATAAAAAACTGCTGCCTTATCATAATTTACGGTGGAATGGTGATGCCCGTACGGTTAAACAAATTTTAAAAGATAATTTATTGGGAGAGGTATGGGACTGTGAACTGCACTTCGATCGGTTTGTACCTGAAATTAAAGGAAAAGAATGGAAATATGGCAACCCGGTGGGTGGGGGTACACTTTACGATTTAGGTGTGCACCTGATTGATCAAGCCGTAGATCTGTTTGGAAAACCTGAGGCTGTTTTTTGCCGCCTCTTTAACCAACGCATGGGCAGTGCTGTGGACGACAGTTTTGATCTGAAACTAATTTATCCCCTGCTGAATGTCACCCTTAAAGCAGGCGTGTTTGTAAAGGAACAAGGACCCAGAATTGCTATACACGGCAAAAAGGGTTCCTTCGTAAAATACGGTATCGATCCGCAGGAAGCCATCCTGCGCAATGGGGGTATGCCCATTGGTGATGACTGGGGAAAACAACCCGAAGAAGATTGGGGTATTTTAAATACTCAAATAAATGGTCTTAATTTTCGCGGAAAAGTAGAAACACAAGCGGGTAATTATCATTCTTATTTTAACGATGTGTATCATTGTATTGTGGATGATAGGGAGCCAGCGGTAACACCCGAACAAGCGTATTTAAATATTCTTATTATAGAAAAAGCAATCGAGAGCCATGAGAAAATGCAGGTAGTGAAGCTTTGA
- a CDS encoding Gfo/Idh/MocA family protein, giving the protein MEEKKNTEIKTSSMKMGRRDVLKSLATVPVVGAFAYGMYKKNRYYETLNSKLLEELDFDIKQQHGLNVPTNKKIRIGVVGCGGRSSYLMRSLGFAHPSYIDNQIEWAKKDKGWQERLQNFIDQEDMGVEITAICDVFDIHAEEAIKSGQNIYRQGSKGKMGKAPRRYRTYQELIQADDVDAIIIGTPDHLHSPVVIEAAKYGKHVYCEKPLSWTVEETYQVRQAVVDSGIVFQLGHQNRQTDSYHVAKSIIEKGALGKISLIETCTNRNTPNGAWVYPIHPKANSSNIDWKQFIGPAPWHDFSLERFFRWRCWWDYSTGLSGDLFTHEYDAMNQILQLGIPSSAMASGGVYFFKDGRTVPDVLNMAFEFANRDLTLLYTATLASQHERPKLIMGHDATMKVSNTLEIVADANSTKYSDKIKSGLIDPSKPIFTYTPGKNKVDAVTTATEKYFAGRGLLYTHRNGKQVDTAHLHLREWLDCVRLDNGTQPSCDIHRGFEEAMTAHMGTISYKEGRRAYWDYEKEKIV; this is encoded by the coding sequence ATGGAGGAAAAAAAGAATACAGAAATAAAGACCTCATCCATGAAAATGGGTCGCAGGGATGTACTTAAAAGTCTGGCAACAGTACCTGTTGTGGGTGCTTTTGCCTACGGTATGTATAAAAAAAACAGGTATTACGAAACCTTGAATAGTAAGCTGTTAGAGGAGCTCGATTTTGATATAAAGCAACAGCATGGCCTAAATGTGCCCACCAACAAAAAAATAAGAATTGGCGTTGTAGGATGCGGGGGCAGGTCTTCCTATTTGATGCGTTCGCTGGGTTTTGCTCATCCCTCCTATATTGACAACCAGATTGAATGGGCAAAAAAAGATAAGGGGTGGCAGGAGAGATTACAAAATTTTATCGATCAGGAGGATATGGGAGTGGAGATAACTGCCATATGCGATGTGTTTGATATACATGCCGAAGAGGCCATAAAATCCGGACAAAACATTTACCGTCAGGGTTCAAAAGGAAAAATGGGTAAAGCTCCCCGTAGATACCGCACTTATCAGGAATTGATACAGGCGGATGATGTGGACGCCATTATTATTGGCACACCCGATCATTTGCACTCTCCTGTAGTTATAGAAGCGGCAAAATACGGTAAGCACGTATATTGCGAAAAACCCCTTTCGTGGACCGTGGAGGAGACGTATCAGGTACGCCAAGCGGTTGTAGATTCGGGTATCGTGTTTCAGTTAGGGCACCAGAACAGGCAAACGGACAGTTATCACGTGGCCAAGAGCATCATCGAAAAAGGTGCCTTGGGAAAAATATCGCTGATTGAAACTTGTACCAACCGCAATACTCCCAACGGTGCATGGGTTTATCCCATTCATCCCAAAGCCAACTCAAGTAACATCGACTGGAAGCAGTTCATAGGACCGGCTCCCTGGCACGATTTTAGTCTGGAGCGCTTTTTCCGGTGGCGTTGCTGGTGGGATTATAGTACCGGCCTGAGTGGCGATTTATTTACCCATGAATACGATGCCATGAATCAGATACTGCAACTGGGTATTCCTTCATCGGCAATGGCTTCGGGTGGGGTATACTTTTTTAAGGATGGACGTACCGTACCCGATGTGCTTAACATGGCATTTGAGTTTGCCAACAGAGATCTTACCTTGCTGTATACCGCTACTCTGGCCAGTCAGCACGAACGCCCCAAGCTTATCATGGGGCATGATGCAACTATGAAAGTAAGCAATACCTTAGAAATAGTGGCGGATGCCAATTCAACCAAATATAGCGATAAGATAAAAAGTGGCCTGATAGACCCCAGCAAACCTATATTTACTTATACTCCTGGTAAAAACAAGGTGGATGCGGTTACCACAGCCACAGAGAAATATTTTGCCGGTCGCGGACTGCTTTATACGCATCGCAATGGAAAACAGGTGGATACGGCACATCTGCACCTTAGAGAATGGCTCGATTGTGTTCGATTAGATAATGGTACCCAGCCCAGTTGCGATATTCATCGGGGTTTTGAGGAAGCTATGACAGCCCACATGGGAACCATATCATACAAAGAGGGACGCAGGGCTTATTGGGATTACGAAAAGGAAAAAATTGTTTAA
- a CDS encoding DoxX family membrane protein: MTKKSDGLLQRPQLLALVVCRVLIGWHFLYEGFVKILNPNWSAKIFLLDSQGWFKSWFIWMANNEMILQSLDFLNQWGLVFIGASLILGLFSRMASIAGAVVLALYYLSHPPLIGVEYMLPSEGSYLIVNKNLIEMAMLIVLALIPTSQRIGLDRLICNSRKK; encoded by the coding sequence ATGACTAAAAAATCAGACGGATTATTACAAAGGCCTCAGTTACTGGCTTTGGTGGTCTGCCGTGTACTTATTGGATGGCATTTTTTGTACGAGGGCTTTGTTAAGATTTTAAACCCCAATTGGAGTGCAAAAATATTCTTGTTAGATTCACAAGGTTGGTTTAAATCCTGGTTTATATGGATGGCCAATAACGAAATGATACTTCAATCGTTGGATTTTTTAAATCAATGGGGCCTTGTATTCATCGGTGCATCTCTGATTTTAGGCTTATTTTCGCGTATGGCATCCATTGCGGGAGCCGTCGTTTTGGCCTTATATTACCTTTCGCATCCACCTTTGATTGGTGTTGAATATATGTTGCCTTCGGAAGGTAGTTATCTGATTGTAAACAAAAACCTGATTGAAATGGCTATGCTCATTGTTTTGGCACTTATCCCCACAAGTCAGCGTATTGGCCTGGACAGATTAATATGTAATAGCCGGAAGAAATAA
- a CDS encoding SDR family oxidoreductase → MQNKVVIITGASSGIGLALAKEFAQRGSKLVLAARSSDKLHDIEEELKKHGTEVITVTTDVSIERECKNMVDTAVEKFGCIDILINNAGLSMRALFKDVELSVLKQLMEVNFWGTVYCTKYALPYLLKSKGTVTGISSIAGFVGLPGRTGYSASKFAMHGFLEALRVENLKTGLHVLIAAPGFTASNIRKTALTNDGSQQGETPRKEEKMMSAPKVARHVAHAIQKRKSTLVLTFVEGKLTVWLKKWMPRTLDRFTYKHMAKEPNSSFQ, encoded by the coding sequence ATGCAAAACAAAGTAGTGATTATTACCGGAGCATCGTCCGGAATAGGATTGGCTCTGGCCAAAGAGTTCGCGCAAAGGGGAAGTAAATTGGTGCTGGCAGCGCGCTCTTCAGACAAACTGCACGACATTGAGGAAGAGTTGAAAAAACATGGCACGGAAGTTATTACAGTCACAACGGATGTTAGTATTGAACGCGAGTGCAAAAATATGGTGGACACGGCGGTGGAGAAGTTTGGATGCATAGATATTCTAATCAATAATGCCGGACTTTCGATGCGTGCCCTTTTTAAAGATGTGGAATTATCGGTATTGAAACAATTAATGGAAGTAAACTTTTGGGGAACAGTATATTGCACCAAATATGCCTTGCCTTATCTGTTAAAATCTAAAGGAACGGTAACGGGCATCTCGTCCATAGCCGGTTTCGTTGGTCTTCCCGGCCGCACGGGTTACTCGGCCAGCAAGTTTGCCATGCATGGCTTTCTGGAGGCATTGCGCGTAGAAAATTTAAAAACCGGATTACATGTATTGATTGCAGCACCCGGCTTTACGGCATCCAACATTCGCAAAACAGCCCTCACAAATGATGGTTCGCAACAGGGCGAAACACCACGTAAGGAAGAAAAGATGATGAGTGCCCCCAAAGTAGCCCGTCATGTGGCCCATGCGATCCAAAAGCGCAAGTCAACCCTCGTGCTAACGTTTGTAGAAGGAAAACTGACCGTATGGCTTAAAAAATGGATGCCCAGAACCCTTGACAGATTTACTTACAAACACATGGCCAAAGAACCCAATTCGTCGTTTCAATAA
- the recN gene encoding DNA repair protein RecN — MLKSLYVSNYALIDQVEIDFSTGFSVMTGETGAGKSIILGALSLVLGQRSDMSVLKNKDKKSVIEACFNITGYGFKSLFDREDVDYAEETTIRREILSTGKSRAFVNDTPVNLGFLKSISLKLIDIHSQHQNLLLGESGFQLNVVDTVANNAALRDKYLLDYKAYKALVQKKNQLADKNAKLAQEADYMQFQYNELESLKLVNGEQEELEQEREMLAHAEEIKGHLFAGFQLLNGEEAPLLAALKDVTRNIEKIAAFIPQGEEWRSRSESAFIDLDELAKELEDKMEQVDHDPERLDLVSSRLDQIYALQQKHRVDNLQALIEIRDSLAQQLSQISSFEEDLKQLNKDIEAAIKVLQISGKAVSQSRKKVIPAIEKQIVSQLAELGMPNARLVVECSSLKEFTENGHDHIDFQFSANKKGELSAIPKVASGGEMSRVMLCIKALLSESKGLPTIIFDEIDTGVSGEVADKMGDIMQQIAQNIQVISITHLPQIAVKGKHHYKVYKTDSRSDTQTSIQKLDYESRITEIAKMLSGSNLTAAALINAKELLGEEV, encoded by the coding sequence ATGCTTAAATCGCTATACGTTTCTAATTACGCTTTAATAGATCAGGTAGAAATAGATTTTAGCACCGGTTTTTCGGTAATGACCGGTGAAACAGGTGCCGGAAAATCTATTATATTAGGAGCCCTTTCTCTGGTACTCGGCCAACGCAGCGATATGTCGGTACTGAAGAATAAAGATAAGAAAAGCGTTATTGAGGCTTGTTTTAATATTACCGGCTACGGTTTTAAAAGCTTGTTTGATCGTGAAGATGTGGATTATGCCGAAGAAACCACCATACGTCGCGAAATACTTAGTACTGGAAAATCACGTGCTTTTGTTAACGACACACCGGTTAATCTTGGGTTTTTAAAAAGCATATCGTTAAAGCTCATCGATATTCATTCGCAACATCAAAATCTGTTACTCGGCGAAAGTGGTTTTCAGCTTAATGTGGTGGATACAGTAGCCAATAACGCTGCACTCAGAGATAAATATTTATTGGATTATAAGGCGTATAAAGCCTTGGTACAGAAAAAAAACCAATTGGCCGATAAAAATGCCAAACTGGCTCAGGAGGCTGATTACATGCAGTTTCAGTACAATGAGCTCGAAAGTCTTAAACTTGTAAATGGAGAGCAGGAGGAATTAGAACAGGAAAGGGAGATGCTGGCGCATGCCGAAGAGATAAAAGGTCATCTTTTTGCCGGTTTTCAATTACTCAATGGTGAGGAAGCGCCGTTACTGGCCGCCTTAAAAGATGTGACACGTAATATCGAGAAAATTGCCGCCTTTATTCCCCAGGGAGAGGAGTGGCGCTCACGTTCCGAATCGGCTTTTATAGATTTGGATGAGCTGGCTAAAGAACTCGAAGATAAAATGGAACAGGTTGATCATGATCCCGAACGGCTTGATTTGGTAAGTTCCAGACTCGATCAGATATATGCCTTACAACAAAAGCACCGGGTGGATAACCTGCAGGCTTTAATTGAAATCAGGGACAGCCTGGCCCAACAACTTAGCCAAATATCTTCATTCGAAGAGGACTTGAAACAGCTGAATAAAGATATTGAAGCTGCAATAAAAGTGCTTCAAATATCGGGCAAAGCCGTAAGCCAATCACGTAAAAAGGTGATACCGGCCATTGAAAAACAAATTGTTAGTCAGTTAGCGGAATTAGGTATGCCTAATGCGCGTTTGGTGGTGGAGTGTAGTTCACTTAAAGAATTTACCGAGAATGGGCACGACCACATCGACTTCCAATTCTCAGCCAATAAAAAAGGGGAGCTGTCGGCTATACCCAAGGTAGCCTCAGGTGGCGAAATGTCGCGGGTGATGCTGTGCATAAAAGCTTTACTATCGGAGTCAAAGGGCTTACCCACCATTATATTTGATGAGATAGATACCGGGGTATCGGGCGAGGTAGCCGATAAAATGGGCGACATTATGCAACAGATAGCCCAAAACATTCAAGTAATTAGTATTACGCATCTGCCACAGATAGCGGTAAAAGGGAAACATCATTATAAGGTTTACAAAACCGATAGCCGCAGTGATACCCAAACGAGTATACAAAAACTCGATTATGAATCGCGGATTACAGAAATAGCCAAAATGCTGAGCGGAAGTAATTTAACCGCAGCCGCATTGATTAACGCCAAAGAGCTGTTGGGCGAAGAAGTGTAA
- the porD gene encoding type IX secretion system protein PorD: MIKKIALLGFMLVLFRLGGAQELQCSVSVVAPSVQGTNKQVFETLQTAIIEFLNGQKWTDNVYSPEERIQCSVMINIKEIKSVDDFSGTIQIQARRPVYNSAYSSILFNYLDQDFDFRYVEFEPLIYNPNSFESNLVGVLAYYAYVILGFDYDSFSKLGGSTYMEKAQDIVNQAQNSPQKGWRSFESTRNRYWLVENYLNQQHRPLRECMYQYHRKGLDMMSNKPEEGRKEVLSAIEKLQKVHRAKPGSFAVQVFFDAKSEELINIFSESFSMEKGRAIEVLSEVDPANASKYSKSLTGNQ; the protein is encoded by the coding sequence ATGATAAAAAAAATTGCCCTCTTAGGTTTTATGCTCGTACTGTTCCGTTTGGGTGGTGCACAGGAGTTACAATGTTCCGTTTCGGTTGTTGCACCCAGCGTTCAGGGCACCAATAAACAGGTTTTTGAAACCTTGCAAACCGCCATCATTGAATTTTTGAATGGCCAAAAATGGACCGATAACGTTTATAGTCCCGAGGAAAGGATTCAATGCAGTGTGATGATTAACATCAAAGAGATAAAATCGGTAGATGATTTTTCAGGGACCATACAGATACAAGCCCGCCGACCTGTTTATAATTCGGCCTACAGTTCCATACTGTTTAATTACCTCGATCAGGATTTTGATTTCCGCTATGTTGAGTTTGAGCCCTTGATATACAATCCTAATTCGTTCGAGAGCAACCTTGTAGGCGTATTGGCCTACTATGCCTATGTGATATTGGGCTTCGACTACGATTCGTTCTCAAAGTTGGGTGGCAGCACTTATATGGAGAAGGCACAGGATATTGTTAATCAGGCGCAAAACTCACCACAGAAAGGCTGGCGCTCGTTCGAGAGTACACGAAATCGCTATTGGTTGGTGGAGAACTATTTGAATCAGCAACACCGCCCCCTGCGCGAATGTATGTACCAATACCATCGTAAAGGCCTGGATATGATGAGCAATAAACCGGAGGAAGGCCGTAAGGAGGTACTTTCTGCCATCGAAAAACTGCAGAAAGTGCATCGTGCAAAGCCCGGTTCCTTTGCTGTACAGGTGTTTTTTGATGCCAAATCCGAGGAGCTGATCAATATTTTTTCCGAATCTTTTTCTATGGAAAAAGGACGGGCAATTGAAGTGCTTTCGGAAGTTGATCCGGCCAACGCCAGCAAATACAGTAAATCGTTAACGGGTAATCAATAA